In the Planctomycetaceae bacterium genome, TGTCAATCGACGATGCAATCGCCCGACTGGTAGAAGAACGCGATCAGCGGACAATTCGGCAGGTTGTAAAATCCACGTTCAGCGGACTGGAAGGTGAGTCGGCAGAACAGGGCGAATACTAGATTGCAGTCTGAACGGGCCCGGCCGATGGATTCAACAGGGGCTTCGCGCCACAAAGGACGCTCGGCCTGATCCCCGGCAGCTATTCGTGATTCCTCACTGGCCACCAGAACATTCGAATTCTTCACACTATACCATCCCAACCATATCAAACAGAAAGTTCAGTGCCATGGGCGCAACTGCCAAAGCAAGACAACTGGGCATCGCTCTCGATCCACAGCCAAAGGGCTACCTGAATATGTGTATCAGGAGCGGCAATCAGCTCATCACGTCCGGGCACGTGAGCGACATCAAAGGGATTGTTGGCAAGGACGTGATGGTCGATATGGGCTACGAGGCCGCCAAAGAATGTGCAAAGAAGATTCTGCGATCCGTCTGTAACTGCCACGGTTCTCTGGATGGACTGCGGGTCATTAAAGTTCTCGGCTGTGTTTATTCCGCCCCGACCTTCACCGATCAACATTTGGTGATCAATGGTGCGTCTGACTTGTTTCATGAAG is a window encoding:
- a CDS encoding RidA family protein, which gives rise to MGATAKARQLGIALDPQPKGYLNMCIRSGNQLITSGHVSDIKGIVGKDVMVDMGYEAAKECAKKILRSVCNCHGSLDGLRVIKVLGCVYSAPTFTDQHLVINGASDLFHEVFGKDGDGYHARSALGFAALPTGAAVEVEAIFEIKE